Proteins encoded within one genomic window of Vairimorpha necatrix chromosome 3, complete sequence:
- a CDS encoding kinetochore protein NUF2 (NUF2), with amino-acid sequence MHNHVPDLPLKDIVQYFNDIEIDLRQSDILKPTNSFLLRLYENLLIYFCNTKIDYNIDESLYQLIIYKNIYSFFTKIGIPDFNIKDLSCESRRLINILSYTVNYSMYRDTKKQIYKKMKCINEEKNQLFEEIEKKIKNKEKEIKNIKINLNTQNKNKGNLEGEINDLDNELKEIIKIQRGLVNDTEKLKIERDELNDKLNSHQLLVMNLKKEIELLKTQVVSDPGKLVLLLKEMKELLVRENLSLKNLEIERQNFINKISGLNKSKEDFKILIEKSVIIKNIYNEIEDIESFISNEDIIIQNIESTINASKIRLNYIIRQISHIESKIYNLQENDRKCTEEIYNKMDKLKGDYKDISVKRNTTQDLIDENIKKSKNLEYEIIKIKNEHECYVNDVINLLNNIKDNQAYYFNSIKKNL; translated from the coding sequence ATGCATAATCATGTTCCCGATTTGCCTCTTAAAGACATAGTCcaatattttaatgataTAGAAATAGATCTTAGACAATCTGACATTTTAAAACCCACAAATTCTTTCCTCTTACgattatatgaaaatttacttatttatttttgcaaTACTAAAATAGATTACAATATTGATGAATCTCTTTAtcaattaataatttataaaaacatttattcattttttactaaaattgGTATTCCTGAtttcaatattaaagatttatCTTGTGAATCAAGAAGATtgattaatattttatcttacACTGTAAATTATTCAATGTACAGagatacaaaaaaacaaatttataaaaaaatgaaatgcATAAACGaggaaaaaaatcaattgtttgaagaaatagaaaaaaagataaaaaataaagaaaaagaaataaaaaacataaaaataaatttaaacacacaaaataaaaacaaaggAAATTTAGAAGGAGAAATTAATGATTTAGACAATGAacttaaagaaattataaaaattcagaGGGGGTTAGTAAATGACacagaaaaattaaaaatagaaagaGATGAattaaatgataaattgAATTCTCATCAATTATTGGTGatgaatttaaagaaagaaatcgaattattaaaaactcAAGTTGTCAGTGACCCTGGGAAATTagttttacttttaaaagaaatgaaaGAACTTTTAGTTAGAGAAAATTTGTcccttaaaaatttagaaattgaaagacaaaattttataaataaaatttctggattaaataaaagtaaagaagattttaaaatattaattgaGAAGAGtgtaattataaagaatatttataatgaaataGAAGATATTGAGTCATTTATATCTAATGAAGATATTATTATTCAGAATATAGAAAGCACTATAAATGCAAGTAAAATAAGAttgaattatattataagaCAGATTAGTCATATAGAAagcaaaatatataatttacaaGAGAATGATAGAAAATGTacagaagaaatttataataaaatggataaattaaaaggaGATTATAAAGACATTTCAGTGAAAAGAAATACGACGCAAGATTTAATAGACGAGAATATTAAGAAGAGTAAGAATTTAGaatatgaaataataaaaatcaaaaatgaACACGAATGTTATGTCAATGACGTCATTAATTtactaaataatataaaagataatcAAGcctattattttaatagcataaaaaagaacttataa